In Rhodanobacter denitrificans, a single window of DNA contains:
- a CDS encoding glycosyltransferase family 2 protein translates to MGREQLSVVVTTFNSAGTLDACLRGVSWADEIVVLDSGSSDATTAIAAHYGARIHAQPFAGYSAQKQAAIDLASHRWVLLLDSDESLDADAAACLQQALCAPAHAAYRLWRREWQFWRWQSRRGRLNHYVRLFDRQRARMSDHEVHEEVQVDGPVGVLDAVIDHHGEPDIAGRVAKANRYSSLQQADLAKRKVSWLRLRMVAYPTVAFLRYYLLRGHWRSGWAGFIAARIHAFYAFLKYAKLYERQRPRD, encoded by the coding sequence ATGGGGCGTGAACAGTTGTCGGTGGTGGTGACCACGTTCAACAGCGCCGGCACGCTCGACGCCTGCCTGCGCGGGGTGAGCTGGGCCGACGAGATCGTGGTGCTGGACTCGGGCTCGAGCGACGCCACCACGGCGATCGCCGCGCACTACGGCGCGCGTATCCACGCGCAGCCGTTCGCCGGCTACAGCGCGCAGAAGCAGGCGGCGATCGACCTGGCCAGCCATCGCTGGGTGCTGCTGCTGGATTCGGATGAATCGCTGGATGCGGATGCCGCCGCGTGCCTGCAGCAGGCGCTGTGCGCGCCGGCCCACGCGGCTTACCGGTTGTGGCGGCGCGAGTGGCAGTTCTGGCGCTGGCAGTCGCGGCGCGGCCGGCTCAACCACTACGTGCGCCTGTTCGACCGGCAGCGTGCGCGCATGAGCGACCACGAAGTGCACGAGGAAGTGCAGGTGGACGGTCCGGTGGGCGTGCTCGACGCGGTCATCGATCATCATGGCGAGCCCGACATCGCCGGCCGCGTGGCCAAGGCGAACCGCTACTCCAGCCTGCAACAGGCCGACCTGGCCAAACGCAAGGTCAGCTGGCTGCGGCTGCGCATGGTGGCGTACCCGACGGTGGCGTTCCTGCGCTACTACCTGCTGCGCGGGCACTGGCGTTCCGGCTGGGCCGGCTTCATCGCGGCGCGCATCCACGCGTTCTACGCGTTCCTGAAATACGCCAAGCTGTACGAGCGGCAGCGGCCGCGGGACTGA
- a CDS encoding glycosyltransferase family 4 protein, with amino-acid sequence MKLLFVGTNPENTGAASHFVALAQAMAAAGHQVGAVVYPDGLIWQGLSQSEVRRYGARFRNVFDLRGYVAVIKAARQLKPDWLVGNFGKEYWPLILIGRLLRIPVALFRHRTPPMKRISAWLIPRLAQRFLAVSQHARQAYLDRGVPGSLVRVLYNPVNTAQCRRDPRQRRAILHSLGLDEDAIVLGYSGRMHRGKGIFPLFEAASAAMAEQPRLHCLWLGDGPDAPALRALAAADVTAGRHHFLGWINDIHPYYSALSMLAFPSIATETFGRVSVEAQAAGVPVLGSDLGGIPETLQTGVTGLLLPPGDVAAWREAILKLCDPALLASMGAAAHDYVEQHFSMRVIASRFLQILTGG; translated from the coding sequence GTGAAACTGCTTTTCGTCGGCACCAACCCCGAGAACACCGGGGCCGCCAGTCACTTCGTCGCCCTGGCACAGGCGATGGCCGCGGCCGGGCACCAGGTCGGTGCGGTGGTCTATCCCGATGGCCTGATCTGGCAGGGCTTGTCCCAGTCCGAAGTCCGCCGGTACGGGGCGAGATTCCGCAACGTGTTCGACCTGCGTGGCTATGTCGCCGTCATCAAGGCCGCGCGCCAGCTCAAACCGGACTGGCTGGTGGGCAATTTCGGCAAGGAATACTGGCCGCTGATCCTGATCGGACGGCTGCTGCGCATTCCGGTGGCGCTGTTCCGGCACCGCACGCCGCCGATGAAACGCATTTCCGCGTGGCTGATCCCGCGCCTCGCGCAACGTTTCCTCGCCGTCTCGCAGCATGCCCGCCAGGCCTACCTGGATCGAGGCGTCCCGGGCTCCCTGGTTCGGGTGCTCTACAACCCGGTCAACACCGCGCAGTGCCGGCGCGATCCGCGCCAACGCCGCGCGATTCTGCACTCGCTCGGCCTGGACGAGGATGCGATCGTGCTCGGCTACAGCGGCCGCATGCACCGCGGCAAGGGCATCTTCCCGCTGTTCGAAGCGGCCAGCGCGGCGATGGCGGAACAGCCGCGGCTGCATTGCCTATGGCTGGGCGACGGCCCGGATGCGCCGGCCCTGCGCGCGCTCGCCGCTGCGGATGTAACCGCGGGCCGGCACCACTTCCTGGGCTGGATCAACGACATCCATCCCTATTACAGCGCACTCTCCATGCTGGCCTTCCCGTCGATTGCCACGGAAACCTTCGGCCGGGTCTCGGTCGAGGCGCAGGCCGCCGGCGTCCCCGTGCTGGGCAGCGACCTCGGCGGGATTCCCGAGACGCTGCAAACGGGCGTGACCGGCCTGCTGCTGCCACCGGGCGACGTGGCAGCGTGGCGCGAGGCGATCCTGAAGCTGTGCGATCCGGCCTTGCTGGCATCGATGGGTGCGGCCGCGCACGACTACGTGGAGCAGCATTTCAGCATGCGGGTGATCGCCTCCCGGTTTCTGCAGATACTGACCGGCGGTTGA
- a CDS encoding polysaccharide deacetylase family protein — protein MYHNIARAPRDLRVYRSLFVSPAAFARQMWLLRRLGYSGLSMSAAMPYLRGERTGRVAVITLDDGYADNLDAALPILQRYGFSATCYVVSGSIGRYNQWDADRLGVRKPLMSAEQLRDWHRGGMEIGAHSRSHPRLTQCDDAQLREEIHGSKATLEDRLGAAVTQFCYPYGDADDRVAGVAREAGFTAATTTRRGRARAGMDLWQLPRVQVARHHLLPQFALRVLSRYEDRRA, from the coding sequence ATGTACCACAACATCGCGCGCGCGCCGCGCGACCTGCGCGTGTACCGCAGCCTGTTCGTCAGCCCGGCCGCGTTCGCGCGGCAGATGTGGCTGCTGCGCCGGCTCGGTTACAGCGGGCTGTCCATGTCGGCCGCGATGCCCTACCTGCGGGGCGAACGTACTGGCCGCGTCGCCGTCATCACGCTGGACGACGGCTACGCCGACAACCTGGACGCCGCGCTGCCGATCCTGCAGCGCTACGGCTTCAGCGCCACCTGCTACGTCGTCAGCGGCAGCATCGGACGATACAACCAGTGGGACGCCGATCGGCTGGGCGTGCGCAAGCCGCTGATGTCGGCGGAGCAGCTGCGCGACTGGCACCGCGGCGGCATGGAAATCGGCGCGCACAGCCGCAGCCACCCGCGCCTGACGCAATGCGACGACGCGCAGTTGCGCGAGGAGATCCACGGCAGCAAGGCCACGCTGGAGGATCGCCTCGGCGCCGCGGTCACCCAGTTCTGCTATCCGTACGGCGACGCCGACGATCGCGTGGCCGGCGTGGCGCGCGAGGCCGGCTTCACCGCCGCCACCACGACCCGGCGCGGCCGGGCCCGCGCCGGCATGGACCTGTGGCAACTGCCGCGGGTGCAGGTGGCACGCCACCACCTGCTGCCGCAGTTCGCCCTGCGGGTGCTGTCGCGCTACGAGGACCGCCGCGCGTGA
- the lpxL gene encoding LpxL/LpxP family Kdo(2)-lipid IV(A) lauroyl/palmitoleoyl acyltransferase, translating into MPRPTFTRSLLAPRHWPAWLGAGVIWLIARLPQRALMWLGRQLGALVRRLPSERRRIAAANIALCFPELDAAARAALVDANLRDIGLMLVEFALGWMGSDRRIAAIPTRIEGLQHLAAARAQGRGVLLVGGHFSHLELCARLVSQRIRIAGMYRRMDSAVFEWAVLRARLDYADAMFEKDDLRGSVKYLRGGGTLWYAPDQDMRSKDTVFVPFFGVPAATITATHHLARMSGALVIPFFHRRLPDGEGYALRLGAPLDGFPGTDVATDTARVNACIEQMVREAPEQYLWVHKRFKTRPPGAAAIY; encoded by the coding sequence ATGCCCCGTCCCACCTTCACCCGCTCGCTGCTCGCGCCGCGCCACTGGCCGGCGTGGCTGGGCGCGGGCGTGATCTGGCTGATCGCGCGGCTGCCGCAGCGCGCGCTGATGTGGCTGGGCCGGCAGCTCGGCGCGCTGGTGCGGCGGCTTCCCTCCGAGCGGCGGCGCATCGCCGCGGCGAACATCGCATTGTGCTTTCCCGAACTCGATGCCGCCGCGCGCGCTGCACTGGTCGACGCGAACCTGCGCGACATCGGCCTGATGCTGGTGGAGTTCGCGCTGGGCTGGATGGGCAGCGACCGCCGCATCGCCGCCATACCGACCCGCATCGAGGGACTGCAGCACCTCGCGGCGGCACGCGCGCAGGGCAGGGGCGTGCTGCTGGTCGGCGGGCACTTCTCGCACCTGGAGCTGTGCGCGCGGCTGGTCTCGCAACGCATCCGCATCGCCGGCATGTACCGCCGGATGGACTCGGCCGTGTTCGAGTGGGCGGTGCTGCGCGCGCGGCTGGACTACGCCGACGCGATGTTCGAGAAGGACGACCTCCGCGGCAGCGTGAAGTACCTGCGCGGCGGCGGCACGCTGTGGTACGCGCCGGACCAGGACATGCGCAGCAAGGACACCGTGTTCGTGCCGTTCTTCGGCGTGCCGGCGGCCACCATCACCGCCACCCATCACCTGGCGCGGATGTCCGGCGCGCTGGTGATCCCGTTCTTCCATCGCCGCCTGCCCGACGGCGAGGGCTACGCGCTGCGCCTGGGCGCGCCGCTGGACGGTTTCCCCGGCACTGACGTGGCCACCGACACCGCCCGCGTCAACGCCTGCATCGAACAGATGGTGCGCGAGGCGCCCGAGCAGTACCTGTGGGTGCACAAGCGCTTCAAGACCCGCCCACCCGGCGCCGCCGCGATCTACTGA
- the waaA gene encoding lipid IV(A) 3-deoxy-D-manno-octulosonic acid transferase, which produces MRYLYTLAMYLATPLLVLRLLARGVRSRPYHWRWPERFGFFDPPGFHGSLWVHAVSVGEVNAAEPLIKALRRDYPNAPLVITTVTPTGTARVQQLFGDSVFHVYLPYDLPYSVGRFLKKIRPRLALIVETEIWPNLYFACRRRGIPLMIVNARLSERSLRGYKPLRGLLRSALRCVRLIAAQSRTDAARYRLLGADPEQVLVTGNMKFDMPIPDGAVAEGAAMRGHWGPRRPVWMAASTHEGEELAVLEAHLQVLKRLPDALLLLAPRHPERFKLVEHAVRSLGFTVATRSLESVPSVAHQVFVIDAMGQLMPFFAASDLAFVGGSLVPIGGHNVLEPAALSVPVLVGPHTFNFEEITRSLIEEGGAERVADAAGLGPAALKLLLDAGRRARMGRAAQAVFERERGAVQRVMRLIDTLLQE; this is translated from the coding sequence TTGCGCTATCTCTATACCCTCGCGATGTACCTGGCGACGCCGCTGCTGGTGCTGCGGCTGCTGGCGCGAGGCGTGCGCTCGCGACCCTATCATTGGCGCTGGCCGGAACGCTTCGGCTTCTTCGACCCGCCCGGTTTCCACGGCAGCCTGTGGGTGCATGCGGTGTCGGTGGGCGAGGTGAATGCGGCCGAGCCGCTGATCAAGGCGCTGCGGCGCGACTATCCGAACGCGCCGCTGGTGATCACCACGGTCACGCCGACCGGCACCGCGCGCGTGCAGCAGCTGTTCGGCGACAGTGTGTTCCACGTCTACCTGCCGTACGACCTGCCGTACTCGGTGGGCCGCTTCCTGAAGAAGATCCGGCCGCGGCTGGCGTTGATCGTGGAAACCGAGATCTGGCCGAACCTGTACTTTGCCTGCCGCCGGCGCGGCATCCCGCTGATGATCGTCAACGCGCGGCTGTCGGAACGCTCGCTGCGCGGCTACAAGCCGCTGCGCGGGTTGCTGCGCTCGGCGCTGCGCTGCGTGCGCCTGATCGCCGCGCAGTCGCGCACCGATGCGGCGCGCTACCGCCTGCTCGGCGCCGACCCGGAGCAGGTGCTGGTCACCGGCAACATGAAGTTCGACATGCCGATCCCGGACGGCGCGGTGGCCGAAGGCGCGGCGATGCGCGGGCACTGGGGGCCGCGGCGGCCGGTGTGGATGGCGGCCAGTACCCACGAGGGCGAGGAGCTGGCGGTGCTGGAGGCCCACCTGCAGGTGTTGAAGCGGCTGCCCGACGCGCTGCTGCTGCTGGCGCCGCGCCATCCCGAGCGCTTCAAGCTGGTCGAGCACGCGGTGCGCAGCCTCGGCTTCACGGTCGCCACGCGCAGCCTCGAAAGCGTGCCGTCGGTCGCGCATCAGGTGTTCGTGATCGATGCGATGGGGCAGTTGATGCCGTTCTTCGCGGCCTCCGACCTGGCCTTCGTCGGCGGCAGCCTGGTCCCGATCGGCGGCCACAACGTGCTGGAGCCGGCCGCCTTGTCGGTGCCGGTGCTGGTCGGCCCGCACACCTTCAACTTCGAGGAGATCACCCGCAGCCTGATCGAGGAAGGCGGTGCCGAGCGCGTGGCCGATGCCGCGGGGCTGGGACCGGCCGCGCTGAAGCTGCTGCTCGATGCGGGCAGGCGCGCGCGCATGGGGCGGGCCGCGCAAGCCGTCTTCGAGCGCGAGCGCGGCGCGGTGCAGCGGGTGATGCGGCTGATCGACACCCTGCTGCAGGAGTGA
- a CDS encoding TolC family outer membrane protein, with product MRLKLLTLALALAAISLPSHGEDLLDAYRDARANDPVLSRADATRLATAEGVDQARALLLPQIGASMSLNQTNGGNQIGHSRSRSINGTLSQTVLDFSKYANLKAAHSASDAQDELYQAAAQELYGRVAAAYFGVLTSEDELTYAKANEDAFRQQYEQSDQRFKVGLSAITDVYQAKAYYEAAKSQTIAAQNALNDAREALTQITGKPTGDLKKLRDDLPMQPPAPADQDSWVKQALETNPNLLTQKYNVETAQHNISAARAGHLPTITAGVSYGKGAGWSDSNAGARYRDPASTTIGLTLNVPIFSGGLTQSRVRQSIYQRDAATDALEAQRRQVVRDTLNYYRSVIAGIAQVESAKASVESGRKALEATRAGFEVGTQTMTNVLLAIQTLTSSESSYSQARHQFILNKLLLKQTAGTAELKDIETINALLQ from the coding sequence ATGCGTTTGAAGCTGCTCACTCTTGCCCTGGCCCTGGCCGCCATCTCGCTGCCCAGCCACGGCGAGGATCTGCTCGATGCCTATCGCGATGCGCGCGCCAACGACCCGGTGCTGTCGCGGGCCGACGCCACCCGACTGGCCACCGCCGAAGGGGTGGATCAGGCGCGCGCGCTGCTGCTGCCGCAGATCGGCGCCAGCATGAGCCTCAACCAGACCAACGGCGGCAACCAGATCGGCCACAGCCGCTCGCGCTCGATCAACGGCACGCTCAGCCAGACCGTGCTCGACTTCAGCAAGTACGCCAACCTCAAGGCCGCCCACTCGGCGTCGGACGCGCAGGACGAGCTGTACCAGGCCGCCGCGCAGGAGCTCTACGGGCGCGTGGCCGCGGCCTACTTCGGCGTGCTGACCAGCGAGGACGAGCTGACCTACGCCAAGGCCAACGAGGACGCCTTCCGCCAGCAGTACGAGCAGTCCGACCAGCGCTTCAAGGTCGGCCTCTCGGCGATCACCGACGTCTACCAGGCCAAGGCCTACTACGAAGCCGCCAAGTCGCAGACCATCGCCGCGCAGAACGCGCTCAACGATGCCCGCGAGGCGCTCACCCAGATCACCGGCAAGCCGACCGGCGACCTGAAGAAGCTGCGCGACGACCTGCCGATGCAGCCGCCGGCGCCGGCCGACCAGGACAGCTGGGTCAAGCAGGCGCTGGAAACCAACCCCAACCTGCTCACCCAGAAGTACAACGTGGAGACCGCGCAGCACAACATCAGCGCCGCGCGCGCCGGCCACCTGCCGACGATCACCGCCGGCGTCAGCTACGGCAAGGGCGCCGGCTGGTCGGACAGCAACGCGGGGGCACGCTATCGCGACCCGGCCTCGACCACGATCGGGCTGACCCTGAACGTGCCGATCTTCTCCGGCGGCCTCACCCAGTCGCGCGTGCGCCAGTCGATCTACCAGCGCGACGCCGCCACCGATGCGCTGGAAGCGCAGCGCCGCCAGGTGGTGCGCGACACGCTCAATTACTATCGCTCGGTGATCGCCGGCATCGCCCAGGTGGAATCGGCCAAGGCCTCGGTGGAGTCGGGCCGCAAGGCGCTGGAAGCGACCCGCGCCGGTTTCGAGGTAGGCACCCAGACGATGACCAACGTGCTGCTGGCGATCCAGACCTTGACCTCCTCGGAAAGCAGCTACTCGCAGGCCCGCCACCAGTTCATCCTGAACAAGCTGCTGCTCAAGCAGACCGCCGGCACGGCCGAGCTGAAGGACATCGAGACCATCAACGCGCTGCTGCAGTAA
- a CDS encoding protein-L-isoaspartate O-methyltransferase family protein codes for MAMNIEQARLNMVENQVRPWEVLDGRVLDVLGRVRREDFVAAEHRQLAFADLCLPLGHGEVMMKPVVEGRVLQALELLPSDRVLEIGTGSGFLTACLASLSAQVTSVDIHADFIAAATQRLQAAGIAHATLAVGEAVNEWQPDGLFDALVVTGAVHAIPPRWLTWLKPAARALVIRGQSPVQQATLLTHEGAGRYREETLFETDLPYLTHAEPLQRFVF; via the coding sequence ATGGCGATGAATATCGAGCAGGCACGGCTGAACATGGTGGAAAACCAGGTGCGCCCGTGGGAAGTACTGGACGGCCGCGTGCTGGACGTGCTCGGCCGCGTGCGCCGCGAGGACTTCGTCGCCGCCGAACACCGCCAGTTGGCGTTCGCCGACCTGTGCCTGCCGCTGGGTCACGGCGAGGTGATGATGAAGCCGGTGGTGGAAGGCCGCGTGCTGCAGGCGCTGGAACTGCTGCCCAGCGACCGCGTGCTGGAGATCGGCACCGGCTCGGGCTTCCTCACCGCCTGCCTGGCCAGCCTGTCCGCCCAGGTGACCAGCGTCGACATCCATGCCGATTTCATCGCGGCCGCCACGCAGCGTCTGCAGGCCGCCGGCATCGCCCATGCCACCCTGGCCGTCGGCGAGGCGGTCAACGAATGGCAGCCCGACGGCCTGTTCGACGCACTGGTGGTGACCGGTGCGGTGCATGCGATCCCGCCCCGCTGGCTGACCTGGCTCAAGCCCGCTGCGCGCGCGCTGGTGATCCGCGGCCAGTCGCCGGTGCAGCAGGCCACCTTGCTCACCCACGAAGGCGCCGGCCGCTACCGCGAAGAAACCCTGTTCGAGACCGACCTGCCCTACCTGACCCATGCCGAACCGCTGCAACGGTTCGTGTTCTGA
- a CDS encoding TetR/AcrR family transcriptional regulator, which translates to MNSAQVKSQGPGRPKDMEKRAAILAAAKALFIRNAFAGTSMDAIAADAGVSKLTVYSHFGDKDNLFREVIRSRIQDLLPEETYFFDPAADVRDTLLRVALTHAHLDCNAETVGTFRAILSDCRQGNPRYGKLIWEEGAARTHGLMERLLQQAVDAGQLDIDDVARASGQFLSLIKGNLMMRQMFGCTECPESYAEEIESTARAGVEMFLRAYQSR; encoded by the coding sequence ATGAACAGCGCGCAGGTCAAATCCCAGGGCCCCGGCCGCCCGAAGGACATGGAGAAGCGTGCGGCGATCCTGGCGGCGGCGAAGGCCTTGTTCATCCGCAACGCGTTTGCCGGTACCAGCATGGATGCGATCGCGGCGGATGCGGGCGTGTCCAAGCTCACCGTGTACAGCCACTTCGGCGACAAGGACAACCTGTTCCGCGAAGTGATCCGTTCGCGCATCCAGGACCTGCTGCCGGAGGAGACCTACTTCTTCGACCCGGCCGCCGACGTCCGCGACACCCTGCTGCGGGTGGCGTTGACCCACGCCCACCTCGATTGCAACGCCGAGACCGTGGGCACCTTCCGCGCCATCCTCAGCGATTGCCGCCAGGGCAACCCGCGCTACGGCAAGCTGATCTGGGAAGAGGGCGCGGCGCGGACGCATGGCCTGATGGAACGCCTGCTGCAGCAGGCGGTTGACGCCGGCCAGCTCGACATCGACGACGTGGCGCGCGCCAGCGGGCAGTTCCTCAGCCTGATCAAGGGCAACCTGATGATGCGCCAGATGTTCGGCTGCACCGAATGCCCCGAGAGCTATGCCGAGGAAATCGAGAGCACCGCGCGGGCCGGCGTCGAGATGTTCCTGCGCGCCTACCAGTCGCGTTGA
- a CDS encoding ferritin-like domain-containing protein: MAKTKPFVSDIENIRKRARQDIDKGAMTAGYRADRATVVKLLNHALATEIVCVLRYKYHYYMASGIHSQAIKAEFLQHANEEQGHADLIAERITQLDGKPNLSPEGLLGRSHADYVEGEDIVDMIKEDLVAERIAIDSYREMIAYLGADDPTTRRVLEGILAMEEEHAEDMNTLLEQLGKQGEPARSSPARKAAGKRG; encoded by the coding sequence ATGGCCAAGACCAAGCCGTTCGTCAGCGATATCGAGAACATCCGCAAGCGAGCGCGGCAGGATATCGACAAGGGCGCGATGACCGCCGGCTATCGCGCGGACCGGGCCACCGTGGTCAAGCTGCTCAACCATGCGCTGGCCACCGAGATCGTCTGCGTGCTGCGCTACAAGTACCACTACTACATGGCCTCGGGCATCCACTCGCAGGCGATCAAGGCCGAGTTCCTGCAGCACGCGAACGAGGAGCAGGGCCATGCTGACCTGATCGCCGAGCGCATCACCCAGCTCGACGGCAAGCCGAACCTGTCGCCGGAAGGCCTGCTCGGCCGCAGCCATGCCGACTACGTCGAGGGCGAGGACATCGTCGACATGATCAAGGAAGACCTGGTCGCCGAGCGCATCGCGATCGACAGCTATCGCGAGATGATCGCCTACCTGGGCGCCGACGATCCGACCACCCGCCGCGTGCTGGAAGGCATCCTGGCGATGGAGGAAGAGCACGCCGAGGACATGAACACCCTGCTGGAGCAGCTCGGCAAGCAGGGCGAGCCGGCCAGGTCGTCGCCGGCCAGGAAGGCCGCCGGCAAGCGCGGCTGA
- a CDS encoding zinc-binding alcohol dehydrogenase family protein — protein sequence MKAVALTRHLPIDDPQALLDIELPTPVPGEHDLLVRVEAVSVNPVDTKLRSPKPQVEAQPKVLGYDAAGVVEAIGDSVHGFRPGDRVYYAGDVTRPGSNAQFQRVDARLAGHAPRSLDLAEAAALPLTALTAWELLFQRMPFDSERGGDGRSLLVIGGAGGVGSIAIQLARRAGFTVIATASRIETIDWCRTMGAHHVIDHRHTLAPQLEALGFGQLDAVLNLADTDRYWDAIGQLLAPQGHVGLIVEPAGALKIGDPYKAKCIGIHWEFMFARARSNTPDMAEQGRILERIASLIDAGELRGTRTATLVPINAANLREAHRRLESGRTIGKLVLAGW from the coding sequence ATGAAAGCCGTCGCCCTCACCCGCCACCTGCCGATCGACGATCCGCAGGCGCTGCTCGATATCGAACTCCCCACGCCGGTGCCCGGCGAGCACGACTTGCTGGTGCGTGTGGAGGCGGTCTCGGTGAATCCGGTCGACACCAAGCTGCGCTCGCCCAAGCCGCAGGTCGAGGCGCAACCGAAGGTGCTCGGCTACGACGCCGCCGGCGTGGTCGAGGCGATCGGCGATTCGGTCCATGGTTTCCGGCCGGGCGACCGCGTGTACTACGCCGGCGACGTCACCCGCCCCGGCAGCAACGCGCAGTTCCAGCGGGTCGATGCGCGTCTGGCCGGCCACGCGCCGCGGTCGCTGGACCTGGCCGAGGCGGCCGCGTTGCCGCTGACCGCGCTGACCGCGTGGGAGCTGCTGTTCCAGCGCATGCCATTCGACAGCGAGCGCGGCGGCGACGGCAGGTCGCTGCTGGTCATCGGCGGCGCCGGCGGAGTCGGCTCGATCGCGATCCAGCTGGCGCGACGCGCTGGCTTCACGGTGATCGCCACCGCCTCGCGCATCGAGACCATCGACTGGTGCCGCACGATGGGCGCCCACCACGTGATCGACCATCGCCACACGCTGGCGCCGCAGCTGGAGGCGCTGGGCTTCGGCCAGCTCGACGCCGTGCTCAACCTCGCCGACACCGACCGCTACTGGGATGCGATCGGCCAGCTGCTGGCGCCGCAGGGCCACGTGGGCCTGATCGTGGAACCCGCCGGCGCGCTGAAGATCGGCGATCCGTACAAGGCCAAGTGCATCGGCATCCACTGGGAGTTCATGTTCGCCCGCGCGCGTTCCAACACCCCCGACATGGCCGAGCAGGGCCGCATCCTCGAACGGATCGCCAGCTTGATCGATGCGGGTGAGTTGCGCGGCACGCGTACCGCGACGCTGGTGCCGATCAATGCGGCGAACCTGCGCGAGGCCCATCGTCGGCTGGAATCGGGCCGCACGATCGGCAAGCTGGTGCTGGCCGGCTGGTGA
- a CDS encoding DUF2333 family protein: MQTQDTSNPSRHGIRRAILALLALLLLGVAALMWWWDTEPALFDPVAVTQVRMQELKRPVSTGAATTVTLITSVRTLLDKRGGYLSNDKLPPGVLMDNIPNWEFGSLTASRDLVRALRNDFSRSQTQSTEDKDLAEADPLLNSPNDRWLLPSSESQYRKAIRHLDGYLARLGDADDSNAHFYARADNLADYLQLASSRLGSLSQRLSASVGQIRVGDVASADEPAAAGTAAAPGGGRLVKTPWTKIDDNFYEARGYTWTLLEQLKAFQRDFGPILRSKHADVSLEQVIRELEEAQRPLHSPMVLNGSPFGFFANHSLVMANYVSRANAALIDLRELLRRG, encoded by the coding sequence ATGCAGACCCAGGACACCTCGAACCCGTCGCGCCACGGCATCCGCCGCGCCATCCTGGCCCTGCTTGCGTTGCTGCTGCTGGGCGTGGCGGCGCTGATGTGGTGGTGGGACACCGAGCCGGCGCTGTTCGATCCGGTGGCGGTGACCCAGGTGCGGATGCAGGAGCTGAAGCGGCCGGTCAGCACCGGCGCGGCCACCACGGTCACCCTGATCACCTCGGTACGGACGCTGCTGGACAAGCGCGGCGGCTACCTCAGCAACGACAAGCTGCCGCCGGGCGTGCTGATGGACAACATTCCCAACTGGGAATTCGGCTCGCTGACCGCCTCTCGCGACCTGGTGCGCGCGCTGCGCAACGACTTCAGCCGCTCGCAGACGCAGTCGACCGAGGACAAGGACCTGGCCGAGGCCGACCCGCTGCTGAACAGCCCGAACGACCGCTGGCTGCTGCCCAGTTCGGAAAGTCAGTACCGCAAGGCGATCAGGCATCTGGACGGCTATCTGGCCAGGCTGGGCGACGCCGACGACAGCAACGCGCACTTCTACGCGCGCGCCGACAACCTGGCCGACTACCTGCAGCTGGCCTCCTCGCGACTCGGTTCGCTGTCGCAGCGGCTGTCGGCCAGCGTGGGGCAGATCCGCGTCGGCGACGTGGCCAGTGCCGACGAGCCGGCCGCCGCCGGCACGGCGGCCGCACCCGGCGGCGGCCGCCTGGTGAAGACGCCATGGACGAAGATCGACGACAACTTCTACGAGGCGCGCGGCTACACCTGGACCTTGCTGGAACAGCTCAAGGCGTTCCAGCGCGACTTCGGCCCGATCCTGCGTTCCAAGCACGCCGACGTCAGCCTGGAGCAGGTGATCCGCGAGCTGGAGGAGGCGCAGCGCCCGCTGCACAGTCCGATGGTACTGAACGGCTCGCCGTTCGGCTTCTTCGCCAACCATTCGCTGGTGATGGCGAACTACGTGTCGCGCGCGAATGCGGCACTGATCGACCTGCGCGAACTGCTCAGGCGCGGCTGA
- the ppa gene encoding inorganic diphosphatase, giving the protein MGLHLVSAGRNVPEEINVIIEIPKDAEPVKYEVEKESGAIFVDRILSTPMRYPCNYGYVPRTLGGDGDPLDAVVILPLPLAVGSVIRCHPVGMLRMTDEAGSDEKLVVIPSPKVFPGYAHINDMKGVSPHWLERIGHFFEHYKDLEKGKWVKVEGWVGADEAKAEILAGFQRYQDAISG; this is encoded by the coding sequence ATGGGTCTGCACCTCGTCTCCGCCGGCCGCAACGTGCCGGAAGAAATCAACGTCATCATCGAGATCCCCAAGGACGCCGAGCCGGTCAAGTACGAGGTGGAGAAGGAGTCGGGCGCGATCTTCGTGGACCGCATCCTGTCCACCCCGATGCGCTACCCGTGCAACTACGGCTACGTGCCGCGCACTCTGGGCGGCGACGGTGACCCGTTGGATGCGGTGGTGATCCTGCCGCTGCCGCTGGCCGTCGGCTCGGTGATCCGCTGCCATCCGGTCGGCATGCTGAGGATGACCGACGAGGCTGGCAGCGACGAGAAGCTGGTGGTGATCCCGTCGCCCAAGGTGTTCCCGGGCTACGCGCACATCAACGACATGAAGGGCGTCTCGCCGCACTGGCTGGAACGCATCGGCCACTTCTTCGAGCACTACAAGGACCTGGAGAAGGGCAAGTGGGTGAAGGTCGAGGGCTGGGTCGGCGCCGACGAGGCGAAGGCCGAGATCCTGGCCGGCTTCCAGCGCTACCAGGACGCCATCAGCGGCTGA